The Streptococcus gwangjuense nucleotide sequence CTTGGTGCCCTTCGTCGCGCCCTCAACGTGCCAATGTACTTCACTACAGACGTAAACAGCTCTGCCTATGGTGAAGTGGTTGCCCGTAACAATGCCGGCGGTCGTATCGAAAACTTGGTTTACTACACAATCGGTACTGGTATCGGTGCCGGTGTCATCCAACGTGGTGAGTTTATTGGTGGTGTGGGTCACCCTGAAATGGGTCACTACTATGTGGCTAAACACCCAATGGATATTGAAAAAGAATTCAACGGTGTTTGTCCATTCCACAAAGGATGTTTGGAAGGTTTTGCGGCTGGTCCAAGTCTAGAAGCTCGTACAGGTATTCGTGGTGAAAACATTGAACTCAACAGCTCTGTCTGGGATGTTCAAGCCTATTATATCGCTCAGGCTGCGGTTAATGCTACAGTGACTTTCCGCCCAGACGTAATCGTCTTTGGTGGTGGAGTCATGGCTCAACAACACATGCTGGACCGTGTCCGTGAGAAATTCACAGCTCTTCTCAATGGTTACCTACCAGTACCAGACGTGCGTGATTACATCGTGACGCCAGCAGTCGCAGGAAATGGTTCTGCCACACTTGGGAACTTTGTTCTTGCAAAAGAAGTTTCAAAATAAAGCACAAAATCCGCTTGGGAAACCAAACGGATTTTTTACGTGTCAAAGCATTTGCCAGAAAAAGTCGATAATATAGGTCAGACCGTAGGTATAAACCACGAGGGTAAAGGGCTTGGTCAGAATGATGATGGTCATATAGCGCTTGAAGCTCATCTTGGTCAGGGCAGCCAGCATACAGAGAAAGTCAGCTGGACTAATGGGCCAAATCATCATAAAAATAAAGAAACGGTCAAAACGATTGCCCTTATCCAACCAGCCGATATACTTGTCATAGGTACGCTTGCTGACGACAGACTGGACAAAGGCAGCCCCATAGAGGCGCACCAGATAAAAGATAATGGCACAGCCAATCACGATGCCGATATAGTTGTAGATTGTACCGATGATGTGGCCGTAGATAAAGACGCCAGCGACAGAGGTCAAGGCTCCTGGAATGATAGGGACGACCGTCTGTAAAATCTGTAAAAAGATAAAGAGAGGTGGCCCCCAGATACCTGCCTGCTGGATAAAGGCAGAGAGGGTTTCCTTAGACTGTAAAATCCCAGCCTGATAAGCCCAAATACAGAAAATCAAACTCCCAACCCCACCGACAATCGATGAGATGTTGATAACTTGCTGTAGAAGGGGAGAAACAGCTTTCATTTGTTTATCCTGTGACATGTAAACTCCTCATAGATAGTATAATTCTATTATACCATATTTTGGAGGAGAAAGGGGGAATGAGTCTTTTTGATGAGGAATGGATAGTGAATAGGCCTTCGAGACTTAGAATAGATCTCTTTCCTAAAGTTTACATGTATTCTAGGTTTAGAATAAGTGTAATTACATAAATTTATAAGTAAATTACGTTTCGAATAGCTTATATGAGAAAGTTTTGAGGTCTTCGAGCTTTCGAATAGTCGTATTTACTAAAGTTTATATGTATTCTAAGGCTAGAAAAGTTAAAATCTAAAAATAGTAAGGGTCTCTATCTGATGGACGAAGTTTATGTCCAGTATGAATCCTTCGAATCGTTAGTTAATTTTAATATTAATCAGTTCTGAAATAATCGCTAAATATAGTTAGATATGGAATTAATTATTACTTGACTTCGTTTTTTTAAATGGTAAAATAAAGTTGTCCATAGGTTTAGCCGTATGGGAAGTCGAATTTATCTGTCACAATGATAGACGCTTGCTCACAAGCTACAAATTGTGCTATAATTAATATAGGTGAGAAGATGTTAATTTTGATTATCGTTGCAATCTGCCTCGGTCGGCAGTTTGGATTCGAACTTAGACAACGTCCTCGTCTACGTTCGACTCTTAGTCAAATCAACCAGTTTACAGAATCGGAGGGACTACTGATGGATTTCTTTGAAGAAATCGTTCTAACATTCGTGACTAATTTGGTATTCGGTATTATAAAATAAATTAATAAGTGTGCAATATTAGCTTTTATTATAGGAATACCGACCTATTGCTAATATTGCTCCTTTTGTTTTATGGAAAAAATAAATTTCAAATCGTATAAGTGTAAGAAATATCGTCATATTGATAAAAGGATAATGATTGATAGGGTAATAGATTATATTACAGACCCAGAGAAAGTTGCTCGTCATAGCTTTCTTCCTTTTTTGCGTTATGAGCGGAAAAATTCTAAGTACGTTGGTTATGAGTTTAGTGATATTGATGGTAGACCTGTAAAGTTTAAAATTCGTCCTCTAATGTATGCAGGCCATTTAGATGGTTTGATATATAAATATTACTCTGAATTACTAAATATTTGCTACAATGAGTGGATGGAGGATAATGAATTAAATTTCTTCTCGGTGGCATATCGTACGAATAAACAACATCAAAGTAGTATAAATTTTGCTGCGGAGGCGATTTCTTTTATAGAGAAGCAAGACAATGCTTTGGTAATTATTGGTGATTTTGAAAAGTTTTTTGATACATTGGATCACAAATTATTAAAGGATAGATTGCAGAGAGTATTAAAAGTTCAACAATTACCCAGTGATTGGTATAACATATATAAATCACTAACTAAATTTGCCTTTATTGAAAAAAGTACTTTAGATTTTTCTGATGATTCTTTGGTACTGAAAAATGATGTTAGTTATTTTCGAAGTATAGGTGATTTTAGAAAATTTCAAAAATATAATAAATGCAAATTAAACAAAAATATTTTTGGAATCCCTCAAGGAAATTCATTAAGTGGAGTTCTTGCTAATATCTATGCTATTGATTTTGATAGGAGCTTAGCTGAACTTTCAAAAGAATTTGATGGTTTTTATCAAAGATATTCTGATGATTTTATAATTGTATTAGATGTTGAAAAACTGTATTCTAGGTATGGAAATAATTTTGTAGAGGAGATTACAAATTTATTAAAAGAACTATCAGATGAAAATAAAATTCATTTACAGACTGATAAAAATAAAAAATTTTTTATTAATGATAATGTGGTATTGGATGAACACAACAAAGTAAATGGTATAGATTATTTAGGTTTTCGATTTGATGGTAATAATGTCAAAATTCGTGAAAAGAGTATCTATAAATTTTACCGTGAAGGTAGAAAATTGATATACAAATCTAAATGTATTCAAAGAAAGAAAGGATTAAAGAAGCTACCAAATCGTCACAAAATTTACTCGTTGTATACTGATTTTGGAAAATCAAAAAAATATCCTAGTAATTTTATAAAATATGCTCAGAGATCCCAGGAAATATTTGATAAAATTAGTCCAAATACTTCTAATCTAATGTTATCACAATTAAAAAATAGAAAGAAAAAAATTGAAAAAGCATTAGGATATAGGATTCACTCTAAAATGAACATCACTCGCTCTTCTGTACTGCATCCCAAAAGTTAGATTTTTTCTGTCTAACTTTTAGGACGCACTTTTATTCTTGGTTTAAGTGCTTTTTCTTAAAATATGATAAAATATAAAGGATAATGCATTGAATTAGGGAAGTGAAAATGGCAAGTAAAGAAAATGCAGAACGCAAGGAACTGCATCGTAAGATTTGGTCGATTGCGGACGATGTTCGAGGAGCTGTAGATGGTTGGGATTTTAAACAATACATTTTAGGAATCCTTTTCTATCGCTTTATTTCAGAGCATATGGCTGATTATTTTGACCGCGCTGAGCATGAGGCTGGGGATCTAGAATTCCGTTATGCTGAATTGAGTGACCAAGAAGCTGAGCAAGATTTTAAACCAGGGACAGTTGAGGATAAGGGATTCTTTATCCTTCCGAGTCAACTATTTGAAAATGTAGTCAAGGATGCTTCACAAAATGAAAATTTAAACGAAGAATTGGCCAATATTTTTCAAGCTATTGAGAAGTCAGCGATTGGCTTCAAATCAGAAGATGATATCAAAGGTCTGTTTGATAACTTGGATACAAGAAGCAACATCCTTGGTGGGACTGTTCCAGAAAAAAATAAGCGCCTATCTGATATCCTAAATGGTATCAATAGCATTAACTTTGGTAACTTTGAGGAAAATGACATTGATGCTTTTGGGGATGCTTATGAGTTCTTGATTTCCAACTATGCAAGTAATGCAGGAAAAAGTGGGGGTGAATTTTTCACACCTCAGACAGTCTCTAAACTACTAGCTCGTCTAGTGATGGTCGGCAAGGACAAGATTAACAAGGTCTATGACCCAACATGTGGTTCAGGCTCTCTCCTTCTTCAAATGAAAAAACAATATGAAGACCATATTCTAGAAGATGGATTCTTTGGTCAAGAAATTAACATGACCAACTATAACTTGGCTCGTATGAATATGTTCTTGCACAATATCAACTACAATAACTTTGATATTAAGCGAGGAGATACCCTTTTAAATCCTCAGCATTTAGAAGAAAAGCCATTTGATGCTATCGTTTCTAACCCTCCGTATTCTGTCAAATGGGTGGGAGATGGAGATCCAACTCTAATAAATGATGACCGCTTTGCTCCAGCTGGTAAGCTAGCTCCTAAATCAAAAGCTGACTTTGCCTTTATCATGCATAGTCTAAATCACTTATCCAATAAAGGTCGAGCAGCTATTGTATGTTTTCCAGGAATTTTCTATCGTGGAGGAGCTGAAAAGACCATTCGTCAGTATCTAGTAGATAACAACTTTGTTGAAGCAGTGATTTCCCTTCCAGACAATCTCTTCTTTGGAACTTCTATCGCAACGACTATCTTGGTTTTGGCAAAAAATAAACTAGAGAACAAAACGCTCTTTATCGATGCGAGTAAGGAATTCAAAAAAGAGACTAACAACAATGTTTTGACGGGTAGCAATATCGAACATATAGTTGAATTATTCTCTAATTATCAAAATGTTGACTATAAATCTGCTCTTGTTGATAATGATGTGATTGGTTCAGAGCAGAATTATAACCTATCTGTTTC carries:
- a CDS encoding type I restriction-modification system subunit M; this encodes MASKENAERKELHRKIWSIADDVRGAVDGWDFKQYILGILFYRFISEHMADYFDRAEHEAGDLEFRYAELSDQEAEQDFKPGTVEDKGFFILPSQLFENVVKDASQNENLNEELANIFQAIEKSAIGFKSEDDIKGLFDNLDTRSNILGGTVPEKNKRLSDILNGINSINFGNFEENDIDAFGDAYEFLISNYASNAGKSGGEFFTPQTVSKLLARLVMVGKDKINKVYDPTCGSGSLLLQMKKQYEDHILEDGFFGQEINMTNYNLARMNMFLHNINYNNFDIKRGDTLLNPQHLEEKPFDAIVSNPPYSVKWVGDGDPTLINDDRFAPAGKLAPKSKADFAFIMHSLNHLSNKGRAAIVCFPGIFYRGGAEKTIRQYLVDNNFVEAVISLPDNLFFGTSIATTILVLAKNKLENKTLFIDASKEFKKETNNNVLTGSNIEHIVELFSNYQNVDYKSALVDNDVIGSEQNYNLSVSTYVEQEDTREKIDIDVLNKEIAETVTKIDHLRAEIDKIVEELSYGK
- the scrK gene encoding fructokinase ScrK, with product MTKLYGSLEAGGTKFVCAVGDENFNVVEKTQFPTTTPIETIDKTIEFFSKFDNLAGLAVGSFGPIDIDKNSKTYGFITTTPKPHWANVDLLGALRRALNVPMYFTTDVNSSAYGEVVARNNAGGRIENLVYYTIGTGIGAGVIQRGEFIGGVGHPEMGHYYVAKHPMDIEKEFNGVCPFHKGCLEGFAAGPSLEARTGIRGENIELNSSVWDVQAYYIAQAAVNATVTFRPDVIVFGGGVMAQQHMLDRVREKFTALLNGYLPVPDVRDYIVTPAVAGNGSATLGNFVLAKEVSK
- a CDS encoding reverse transcriptase domain-containing protein, with the protein product MIDRVIDYITDPEKVARHSFLPFLRYERKNSKYVGYEFSDIDGRPVKFKIRPLMYAGHLDGLIYKYYSELLNICYNEWMEDNELNFFSVAYRTNKQHQSSINFAAEAISFIEKQDNALVIIGDFEKFFDTLDHKLLKDRLQRVLKVQQLPSDWYNIYKSLTKFAFIEKSTLDFSDDSLVLKNDVSYFRSIGDFRKFQKYNKCKLNKNIFGIPQGNSLSGVLANIYAIDFDRSLAELSKEFDGFYQRYSDDFIIVLDVEKLYSRYGNNFVEEITNLLKELSDENKIHLQTDKNKKFFINDNVVLDEHNKVNGIDYLGFRFDGNNVKIREKSIYKFYREGRKLIYKSKCIQRKKGLKKLPNRHKIYSLYTDFGKSKKYPSNFIKYAQRSQEIFDKISPNTSNLMLSQLKNRKKKIEKALGYRIHSKMNITRSSVLHPKS
- a CDS encoding TVP38/TMEM64 family protein, which gives rise to MSQDKQMKAVSPLLQQVINISSIVGGVGSLIFCIWAYQAGILQSKETLSAFIQQAGIWGPPLFIFLQILQTVVPIIPGALTSVAGVFIYGHIIGTIYNYIGIVIGCAIIFYLVRLYGAAFVQSVVSKRTYDKYIGWLDKGNRFDRFFIFMMIWPISPADFLCMLAALTKMSFKRYMTIIILTKPFTLVVYTYGLTYIIDFFWQML